One part of the Sciurus carolinensis chromosome 6, mSciCar1.2, whole genome shotgun sequence genome encodes these proteins:
- the Pcdhb1 gene encoding protocadherin beta-1, translating into MAVARRKPLQNRQVASLFLFWCVSVGGANTIRYSVAEEMESGSFVANVAKDLGLEVGKLVARGARLVSEGNKLHFRLHRKTGDLFVKEKLDRESLCGKADPCVLHFEIVLGEPLQSFRVEVRVFDINDNAPIFQNKEPLLKIPESTPLGSRFPLQSAQDLDVGLNGLQNYTLSANAYFHLHTRFRSHGPKYAELVLDKPLDREEQAEVNLTIKAVDGGSPPKSGTAHIRVVVLDVNDHVPQFSRLVYRAQVPENSASGSLVVTVTATDLDEGTNKEITYSLAQNPEAILQTFQIDSETGEVRLRGPLDFEATETYDIDVRATDGGGLSAHSKVLVEVMDVNDNPPEVMVSSVSSPLPEDSPLQTVVALFTVRDRDIRVGGKITCFLREDFPFVVKPTFRNSYSLVTDRSLDREAVSGYNITLVAMDTGPPNLSTETVIEVLISDINDNPPMFQKDSYILTVRENNSPAVFIGKVHAEDLDLGENAQVTYSLLPPKSGDLSVFAYISINSDNGKLYALRTMDYEAIQDFQFVVKATDGGFLTLSSQVSVRVVVLDDNDNRPMILYPLQNGTLPCNDLVPRSAEAGYLVTKVVAVDGDSGQNSWLSYHLLKATDLGLFSVQSQNGEIRTLRQISERDPMMQKLTILVQDHGQPALSTTASLNILLVDGFSEPYLRFWDPSKDSRKVNSTTKYLVISLAVLSFLFLLSVTVIFIIHIYQKIKHRDKFTIQEHFFDDCNFPNNLVQGEGNGSLSQPCPYEICSASGTGNSEFRFLKRFMPNFPFPHATGEVKTEDRSSLPTDSNRNRSRRSDDHNQVSDDYM; encoded by the coding sequence ATGGCGGTTGCGCGCAGAAAACCTTTGCAAAACAGGCAAGTGgcgtctcttttccttttttggtgtgTATCTGTGGGGGGTGCAAACACCATCCGCTATTCAGTGGCGGAGGAAATGGAGAGCGGCTCATTTGTAGCTAATGTGGCTAAGGACTTAGGGCTGGAGGTGGGGAAGCTGGTTGCGCGAGGGGCGCGGCTAGTTTCCGAGGGCAACAAGCTGCATTTCCGGCTTCACCGCAAGACTGGAGATTTATTCGTAAAGGAGAAACTAGATCGGGAGTCACTCTGTGGTAAAGCTGACCCATGCGTTCTGCACTTTGAAATTGTCCTAGGAGAGCCGCTGCAGTCCTTCCGTGTGGAAGTCAGGGTATTTGATATCAATGACAATGCCCCAATTTTCCAAAACAAGGAGCCACTTTTAAAGATTCCGGAGAGCACTCCTTTGGGTTCACGTTTTCCTCTGCAGAGCGCTCAGGACCTGGACGTGGGCCTTAACGGACTCCAAAACTACACCCTAAGCGCCAACGCATATTTTCACCTGCACACCCGCTTCCGGAGCCACGGACCCAAATATGCCGAGTTGGTGTTGGATAAACCTTTGGATAGAGAGGAACAGGCTGAAGTTAACCTAACAATTAAGGCGGTGGACGGCGGGTCCCCGCCCAAGTCTGGCACCGCCCACATTCGCGTGGTGGTTCTGGATGTCAACGACCACGTGCCTCAGTTCTCACGATTGGTGTATCGCGCTCAGGTACCGGAGAATAGTGCCAGTGGTTCTTTAGTGGTCACAGTGACTGCCACGGATCTAGATGAGGGCACCAACAAGGAGATAACTTACTCTTTAGCTCAAAACCCAGAAGCAATTCTTCAGACGTTTCAGATTGATTCTGAGACTGGAGAGGTTCGACTCCGAGGGCCCCTAGATTTTGAAGCTACAGAAACATATGACATTGATGTTCGAGCTACGGATGGAGGAGGCCTCTCTGCCCACAGCAAAGTCCTTGTGGAAGTGATGGATGTAAACGACAATCCTCCTGAAGTGATGGTCTCCTCTGTGTCTAGCCCTCTGCCTGAGGACTCCCCGCTACAGACTGTGGTGGCCCTCTTTACTGTCCGAGACCGGGACATCCGAGTGGGAGGAAAAATCACTTGCTTCCTCAGAGAAGACTTTCCCTTTGTAGTGAAGCCTACATTCCGAAATTCTTATTCATTGGTGACTGACAGAAGCTTGGATCGTGAGGCTGTCTCAGGCTATAATATCACTCTTGTTGCCATGGACACCGGACCACCCAACCTGTCCACAGAGACTGTGATAGAGGTGCTAATATCTGACATTAATGACAATCCTCCAATGTTTCAGAAAGATTCCTACATCTTGACTGTTCGAGAAAACAACAGTCCTGCAGTTTTTATTGGTAAAGTCCATGCTGAGGATCTAGATTTGGGTGAGAATGCCCAAGTGACATATTCTCTGTTGCCTCCAAAAAGTGGGGATCTATCAGTTTTTGCTTACATCTCCATAAATTCAGACAATGGGAAGCTCTATGCTTTGAGAACTATGGATTATGAAGCCATTCAAGATTTTCAGTTTGTGGTAAAGGCAACTGATGGGGGCTTCCTGACACTGAGTAGCCAAGTTTCTGTTAGAGTGGTTGTCCTGGATGACAATGACAACCGTCCAATGATCTTGTACCCACTACAGAATGGTACTTTGCCCTGCAATGACCTGGTGCCCAGGTCTGCAGAGGCAGGCTATCTGGTGACCAAAGTGGTGGCTGTTGATGGTGATTCAGGTCAAAATTCTTGGCTTTCATACCATCTACTTAAAGCCACTGACCTTGGGTTATTCTCTGTTCAGTCACAAAATGGGGAAATCCGAACATTGAGGCAGATATCTGAGAGAGACCCCATGATGCAGAAACTGACTATTCTTGTTCAGGATCATGGTCAACCAGCTCTTTCCACTACTGCCTCACTCAATATCCTGCTGGTAGATGGCTTTTCAGAGCCCTATCTGAGGTTCTGGGATCCATCCAAGGATTCTAGAAAGGTAAATTCAACCACTAAATATTTGGTTATTTCTCTGGCTgtgctttcctttctgtttcttctctctgtTACAGTGATCTTCATTATTCACATCTACCAGAAGATTAAACACAGAGACAAGTTCACAATTCAAGAGCATTTCTTTGATGACTGTAACTTCCCTAACAACCTGGTGCAAGGAGAAGGCAATGGATCCTTATCCCAGCCTTGTCCATATGAAATATGCTCAGCCTCTGGCACTGGCAATAGTGAGTTCCGGTTTCTTAAGCGCTTTATGCCCAACTTTCCTTTCCCTCACGCCACTGGAGAGGTGAAAACAGAGGACAGATCCAGTTTACCAACAGATTCTAATAGGAATAGGTCTCGGAGGTCAGATGACCATAACCAGGTATCTGATGACTATATGTAG